The window agacaatcACAGGCAACCAAATCATCagggaaagaaataaacagaggcagagatggagagagacacacagagaggaaaaaacagagaccaaaatggagagagagacagaggcaaagacaaaagagagagaggtgaggaGACAAAGATGAGAGATGCAGAGATAAAACAGACAGAgacaagagacagaaaaaagagggagacagagatgagAGATGGAGATGAGAGAGCCACAAAAGAGATGAGAGAGACAAAgatgaaagagacagagataaaagagagacagagacaaaagaGAGAGATGAAACAAAGAGAGGCACAGAGATAAAAGAGTCAGAgacaagagacagaaagaagagggagagagatgagagacagagacaaaagagagaagagagacagagatgagagACAGAGACGAGAGAGTGACAAAGATGAGAGTGACagagacaaaagagagagagggagaaaaacagcAGAGACGGAAACGCACAGGCAGAGAGCCCGAAAGCAAGACCTGACACCAGCAAGGCTGGGTCAGGAGAGGCCGGGCGGGCAGCGCGAAGTGGGAAAGCAGTGCCGGCCCGGGAGGCCGCCTTGGGCGCCTGCCTCCCCCGCCGCTCTCCAGGGGTCCCcggccgccgcccccgccccaccccaccccaccccgagcCCCGCGGCCACCTGGGGTCGCTGACGAGCAGCGGCACCGAGCCGTCCAGCCGCCGCGCGTTGCAGCAGAAGGCGCGCTTCCAGGAGCTCACGCCCCGGCCCACCAGCTGCACGCGCAGGTCGCTGAGCGTGTCCCGCGGCCGCACGGTCAGCGGTAGCAGCAGCGCCTCGTCCGCCAGGTGCACCTTGATGTGGTAGCGCTTCCAGCGCGACAGCCCCCGCCGCAGCCCCTCCATGGCGCCCGCCCGGCTCCGGCTCCAGCTCTGGCCCCGGGCCCCGAGCGCCCCGCGCACCCGCCCGACTAGCCTGGCCGCCCGCCCCCGCCGCGCCCGCGCTCCGCCAGCCCGGACACGCCAGGCACGCAGTGGGCAGGCCCGGCCCGGGGGGGCGGGGCGGGTGCCACGGTCCCCTCAGGCGTCCGCTCCCCACTGCTGGCCCCAGAGTGCGCCCGGGGGTCTAGAGGCGGGGTGGCCACTCAGGACAGAGCCATCAGCGAGGTCATCCCAGCCAAGGAGACGCGCGAATGTCCAGGGGGTTACATGGTGGAGGCtccagggagggaggctgggaggccactttatttgatctttttaaggacagaatctcactcggtcgcccgggctggagcgcagtggcgcaatcatggttcgttgcagccttgacctcccgggctcaagcgatcctcccgcctcagcctctcgagtagctgggactacaggcgctgccaccaagcccagctcacttttgtagtttttgtagagatgggcctggctgtgttgcccaggctggttttgaactcctgacgtcaagtgattctctgcctcggcctcccaaagcggtgGGATTATAACCCtcagccaccacgctcagcctacattaaaaaaaaaatttacttttaggccaggtgcggtggctcatgcctggaatcccagcactttgggagactgaggcgggcggatcacgtgaggtcaggagttcgagaccaacctggccaacatggtgaaaccccgtctctactataagtacaaaaattagccaggcgtggtggcacgtgcctgtagttccagctactcaggaggctgaggcagaagaatcgcttgaacccgcagacagaggttgcagtgagccgagattgtgccactgcactccagcctgagccacagagcgagacttgtctcaaaaaaaaaaaaaaaggccggatgtggtggctcacgcctgtaatctcagcactttgggaggcccaggtgggcagatcacaagctcaggagatcgagaccatcctggctaacacggtgaaaccccgtctctaccaaaaatacaaaaaattagccgggcgtggtggcgggcgcctgtagtcccagctactcaggaggctgaggcaggagaatggcgggaacccgggaggtggatcttgcagtgagctgagattgcgccactgcgttccagcctgggagacacagcgagactccgtctcaaaaaaaaaaaaaaaaagaaagagggagagagagagaaagagaagaggaaagaaagaatgaaagaaagaaagagagagagagaggaagagaagggaaaaaaagagaaaggctgggtgcaggggctcacgcctgtaatcccaacactttgggaggccgaggtgggcagatcacctgaggttgggagatcgagatCTACCGGATCAACAcagagaaatcccgtctctacaaaaaatacaaaaaaattagccaggcgtggtggtgggtgcctgtaatcccaactactcaggaggctgagccaggagaatcgcttgaacccgggaggtggaggttgttgtGAGCAGAAatctgccattgcactctagcctgggcaacaagagggaaactccgtctcaaaaaaaaaagaaaagagcacctGCTAAGTGACAGACAGTCTTCTAGGTACTTTATTGGGGTGGGGGAAGCATCTCTTACTTTTCTCATGACACTATGACttcccattttacaagtgagaaaactgaggcatagagaagaaaagagatttcccagaggaaacagaaaagtggcagagctgggattcgaacccaggCCACCTAGCATTAGCAGTTTTGTTGTAATCCATTCATTACAgaaacatcacttttttttttttttttttttgagacagagtttcgctcttgttgcccagggtggagtacaatggcacgatctcggctcaccgcaacctccgcctcccaggtgcaagcgattctcctgcctcagccttcccaagtagctgggattacaggcatgcgccaccaagcctggctaattttttgtatttttagtagagacggggtttctccatgttagtcaggctggtcttgaactcccgatctcaggtgatccacccgcctcggcatcccaaagtgctgggattacaggtgggagccacctcgcccagcccacaAACATCACTCTTATACAACCATGAGAGTTCAGATGGaggtttctagtttttattattattattactatttttgagatggagtctcactctgtcactcaggctggagtgcaatggcaatatctcggctcactgcagcctctgcctcctgggttcaagcgattctcctgcctcagcctcctgagtagctggaattacaggcatgcgccaccacgccaggctaatttttgtatttttagtagagacagggtttcaccatgttagccagggtggtctcaaactcctgacctcaagtgatctgcctgccttggcctcccaaattgctgggattacaggcatgagccaccacgtccagccttttttttttttcagatggagattTTAAAGATAACTCAAACCAAATTAAATTCCAGATGGCCCCTTCAACCCTTGCCCCCAGCGAAATAAACTATACAAATATTAGGAGAAAACACAGgagttataaataaaaataatctgggccaggcatggtggttcacacctgtaatcccagcactttgggaggctgaggcaggcaaatcaagaggtcaggagttcgagaccagcctggccaacatggtgaaaccccgtctctactaaaaatacaaaaattagccaggtgtggtggtgcaggcctgtaatcccagctactcaggaggctgaggcgggagaatcacttgaacccaggaggtggagcttgcagtgagccgagaccacgccattgcactccagcctgtgtgacagagtgatattccatctcaaaaaaatataaaaataaaaataatcttaattGTGTTAAAGCATATTAAACCCAGAAacctttaattaaaatattaataactgactacaaatataaaattcctacacacatatgcacattaaaaaaatactagaagatCAAAAGGCAACATCAAGGAAGAAAGTTTTCCAAAACACGACAGACAAAAGACTGATCTTAATATGTAAAGAACATCTGGAAATCAATAAGGATTAACAAGCAAATTGAAAAAGGGGTgagagactgggcacagtggctcactcctgtaatctcagcactttgggaggccaaggtgggtggatcacctggggtcaggagatcgagactagcctggccaacatggtgaaaccctgtctctactaaaaatacaaaaattagccaggtgtggtggtgggtgcctataattccagctacttgggaggctgaggcaggagaatggcttcaacccaggaggttgaagtacaatgcccagggtggagtacaatggcaaCTGTGGAGTAcacagttgcagtgagccaagattgcaccactgcactccagcctgggcgacagagtgagagactgtcttaagaaaaacaaaacaggctgggcacggtggctcacgcctgtaatcccagcactttgggaggctgaggcaggcggatcccctgaggaagggagttcgagaccagcctggccaacatggagaaaccctgtctactaaaaattcaaaattagctgggtgtggtggtgcatgcctgtaatcccagctacttgggaggctgaggcaggagaatcatttgaacccaggaggcagtggttgcggtgagccaacatcgcaccattgcactccagcctgggcaacaagagcgaaactccatctcaaaaaaaaaaaagaaaaaagaaaaacaaaacaaacaaataaaaaatactagaaGATGAAGAGGCAACATCAAGGAGGAAAATCTTCCAAAACATGATAGACAAGAGACTGATATCCTTAATATGTAAAAAGCATCTAGAAATCAATATGGATTAACAAGCCAGTCCAAAAAAGGGTGAAAGACATGaatggatttttgttgttgttgttttgttttgtttttgagcaaacagggtcttgctgtttccCACAcgggaatgcagtgacacaatcttggctcactgaaactgtGTACCACccctcccggctaatttttagtatttttagtagagacagggtttcgccatgttgcccaggctggtctcaaactcctgggattcaagcaatcctcccacctcagcctcccaaagtgctgggattacaagcataagccaccacacatgAACGGTTTtctgaaaaggaaatacaaacaccTTCTGGGCATAGGCAAGGGAGTTCATTCTCGCTCATGGtaacctaaatataaaaaaaaactaccatgaaatatctttttcttcttttcatctgtCTGGCTGGTAAAGATGAAAAAGTCTGagcatttgctgtgttttcagggTTTTGGGAAAAGAGCAGCCTCATGCTGCTGGGGTTCAGAGTGTGAAATGGTGTAAGCTCTCTGACAATAGCTATTTGAAAAAGGTATAAGCCAGCAGTGTCCTTTCTGGGAAGGTATCCATGTGCACAAAGAGAGATGATAACATAATACATGTGCCAAGAAATTTACATGTAACACAGCAAAGTAGGAGGCTGGCATGATCCCTGACCTCCTTGAACAAAGGAGGgacactgaggcctggagaggagTAGTGGCAGAATGAGAACCCAGGCTGGGCTGGTCACTCTCCGGGGAAGGT of the Gorilla gorilla gorilla isolate KB3781 chromosome 14, NHGRI_mGorGor1-v2.1_pri, whole genome shotgun sequence genome contains:
- the LOC134757033 gene encoding ubiquitin domain-containing protein TINCR-like; the protein is MEGLRRGLSRWKRYHIKVHLADEALLLPLTVRPRDTLSDLRVQLVGRGVSSWKRAFCCNARRLDGSVPLLVSDPSEAQRLTPAIPALWEAEASRSLESRSSRPAWPTW